The sequence CGGTGTGGTCGAGCACATAGCCGATATTGCGCCCGGACAGGATCAGCGCCAGTTGCGACTGGATGCCGAGCCCGACATCGCCGCAGGTGTCGCTGCGCCGGGTGCGCTCGGGGTGGTAATATTCGAGATGACCCCGGTTGCAATAGGCGGCGGATTCGATGTCCGCCAGCGTCAGTTCATCCTCCGGGACGGCGTAGAGCGGGTGGCGGTGGCCGCAGCACATGAAGCCCTGCTCGTCGAACAGGTGCTCATAGGAAAGCTGCGCGTAATGCTCGTTCACCAGCCCGATGCCGACATGCAGCATCCCGTCTGCCACCCGCCCGGCGAGTTGGAAGCCGAGCATCACCTCCATGCGGAAGCGGACATTGGGATAATAGTCGCTGAAGCGGTGAATGGCGTCGTGGATGCGGGCGCAGGGATTTTCGACAATGCCGTCCTGAATGCCGATGGAGAGCTCATACCCCGCATTCTGGTTGATGGTGGCGGCCTTCTGCTTGAAGGCTTCGACCGAGGCGAACAATTCCTTCGCCGCCTTGTAGACCACCTCGCCCTCGCGGAAGAGCTTGAACCCCTTCGGCCCGCGCCGGCACAGCCGCGTGCCGAGACGGATTTCCAGCGATTTGAGGTTTTCGCTGAGCGTGGACTGGGAGAGGTTCAGCGCTGCCTGCGCGGCGGTGAAGCTCTGCTCCTCCACAATGGTGCAGAAGCAGCGCAGAAGCTTCAGGTCGATATCGTAGATCTGGCTGATAGACGACATGGCTCGGCCTCTCCGGTCAACATCTCCACTTCCCCCCGCTGGCCCCGCTAGCAAATTGTGCGCCGCACGATCGTGCGCGACCGATCCGTCACTCGCGGCCGCCCCATCGGCGAGGACTGCCCAGCGATTGGCCATAGCCGGCGCCGCTGCCCAAGGATGAACCGCCGGGTCGCGAACATCGCTTGGGCTTTTCGCGATGGTACGCACACGGAGCCCCGCCCTAGCCTCGGCCTATCGGTAACGGGCAGACAGGGCAGGCATCATGGCGCCACGGCCACTCCATCTCGGCTGGTTCACCAATTTCGCGGTCGACGAATGGACCAAACCGTTCACCGGCGGCGGCGGCGACCCCTGGGATGGCGGGTTCTACATCGACATGGCCAAGGCCATGGAGCGCGCCTGTTTCGACTACATCATGCTCGAAGACACGCTGATGATCTCCGAGGCCTATGGCGGCTCCAACGAGGTCTATCTCAAGCACAACATCATGGGCCCGAAGGCCGACCCGTCGCCGATGGCGGCGCTGATCGGCGCCCACACCACCCATCTCGGCGTGGTGGCGACCTTTTCCACCATGGCCTACCCGCCCTTCATGCTGGCGCGCCTGTGCTCGACGCTGGACAGCATCTGCAAGGGCCGCTTCGGCTGGAACATCGTCACCACGGGCGAGGACCTCGCCGCCGAGAATTTCGGCATGGACAAGCTGCCACCCCGCCAGGAGCGCTACGACATGGCGGACGAGTATGTCGAACTCGTCAAGCAGCTCTGGGGCAGTTGGGACGCCGACGCTGTGGTGCGCGACCGCACCACCGGCACCTATGCCGACGCCTCCAAGGTCCGGCCGATCCATTTCGAGGGCAAATATTTCAAGAGCCGCGGCCCGCTCAACTGCGTGCCCTCGCCGCAGCAGCGCCCCGCCTTCGTGCAGGCCGGCGGCTCGCCACGCGGGCGGCAATTCGCGGCGATGACCGCCGACAGCATCATCGCCCCCTCCATGGGCGTCGCCGGGCTGAAAGCCTATCGCGACGATGTGCGGGCGCGGGCGCAGGCCGGCGGGCGCGACCCGGACGAGATCAAGGTGCTGTTCGTCGTCGCCCCCATCCTAGGCGAGACCGAGGAAGAGGCGAAGGCCAAGGCCGCCCGCATCATCGAGGCGCCGGATTATTGCGAGAAGGCGCTGGCGATGATCGCTGCCATCACCGACATCGACTTCTCGAAATTCGACCTCGATGCCCCCCTGCCCCACCTCACCACCAATGGCGAGCAGGGCTCGCTCGACGCCTTCCAGCAGACAGGTTCAGGCAAGACGCTGCGCCAGCTCTGCGCCGACCAGCTCTCGCGCGGGCTCGACGGCCTCATCGGCACGCCCGACCAGGTGGCCGAGCGCATGGGCGAGGTGATGGCGGAAGTCGGCGGCGATGGCTTCCTCATCACCCGGCCCTTCACCGCCAATATCAGCCGGCAGTACATCACCGACATCTGCGAGGGGCTGGTGCCCGCCCTGCAGCGGCGCGGCCTCGCCCGCACGCGCTACACCGAAGGTGCGACGCTGCGGCAGATGCTGCGGGAGTTCTGAACGCGCGAGGGGGTGAGGATGGCCGGCGCGGCTTTCCTCATCGCAGGATCTGCGCGAGGAAATGGCGCAGGCGCTCGCTTTCCGGCGCCGCGAAGAAGCGTGCGGCGTCGCCCTCCTCGACGATCTCGCCCCGGTCCATGAACACGCAGCGATCCGCTACGCGCCGAGCGAAGCCCATTTCGTGCGTGACGCAGACCATGGTGACGCCGCTGGCGGCGAGTTCCTCGATCACGCCGAGCACCTCGTTCACCATTTCCGGGTCGAGCGCCGAGGTCGGCTCGTCGAACAGCAGGATGCGCGGCTCCATGCACAGTGCGCGGGCGATGGCGACGCGCTGCTGCTGGCCACCGGAGAGCCGCGCCGGGTATTTGCGCGCCTGATCGGCCAGATGCACCCGCTCCAGATGCGCCATGGCGAGCTTTTCCGCCTGCGCCTTCGACAGGCCGCGATTGAGCCGCGGCGCCAGCATGCAGTTTTCCAGCGCGGTGAGGTGCGGGAACAGGTTGAAGTGCTGGAACACCATGCCAACTTCCTGGCGGATGTCCTGCACCGTGCCTTCATCGCCCGTGAGTTCGACGCCATTGACCACGATCCGCCCGCCATCATGGCGTTCCAGCGCGTTGATGCAGCGGATCAGCGTCGACTTGCCGGAGCCCGAGGGGCCGCAGATCACCACCCTCTCGCCGCGCCGCACATCGAGATCGACCCCCGCCAGAGCGCGATGCGCGCCGTAGCGCTTCACCACCCCGGCGAGATGGATCGCCGGCACGGCGGCAAGGTCGGCGGAGAGCGTGCGCAGGCTCATGGCGTCACCTTCCCCCCGGCCGGCACCACGGCGGCATCCTCGGCGCTGTGGCGGTTGAGCCAGCGTCCCCAGAACTGGAAGCCGAGGCGCAGTACATTGACGAAGGCCCAGTAGAAGGCCGCCGCGCACAGGATCGGCGTGAACGGATCATAGGTCTGTTCGAAGATCGCGTTGGCCACCGCCATCAGGTCGGTGATCGTAACCACGGAGACGATGGCCGTGCCCTTGACGAAGCTCACCACCTCGTTCTGGTAGGCTTTGAGCCCGTAGCGCAAAGCAAGCGGCATGCGCACCCAGAGAAAGATGTTGCGCCGTGTGATGCCCAGCGCCTCGCTGGCCTCGACCAGCCCATGTGGCACGGCGAGCAGGCTGCCGCGCAGCACTTCCACCATATAGGCGGCATGGTTGAGGCTCAGCGCGACGATGGCGCAGCCGAAGGGCGAGCCGAACAGCACCCAGAACGGCCCCTCGCGCAGCGCCTCGATCTGGCCGAGCCCGTAATAGACGAGATAGAGCAGGATCAGCAGCGGCGCGCCGCGAAAGAACACGACGAAGATCTCCGCCGGCAGCGACAGGACACGGCGGGGCGACATGCGGGCGAAGCAGATGGGAAAGGCCAGCATGAGCCCGATGATCAGCGGCAGCACGGTGAGGAACACCGTCACCCGCAGCCCGGCGAACAGCGCCGGCAGGCTTTCCCAGGCGAGGGCGAAGTCGATGGGAAGCGCGTTCATGCCTCGGCCCGCGCTGGGGAACGAGGGGCACGGCGCTGGCCGCGATCGAGACGGGCCTCCAGCCGGTTCGCGACCCAGAGACTCGCGGCGCTGAAGGCGATGAACACCAGCGCCGTGGCAATGAAGAAGACGAAGGGCTCCTTGGTCGCCCCGGCCGCGATCTTGGCGGCGGCGACGAGATCCTGCAGCCCGGCCAGCGACACCAGCGGCGTCTCCTTCAGCATGAAGCTCCACACATTGACGAGGCCGGGAAGCGCGAGCCGCATCACCTGCGGCAGGATCACCCGCCCCCACATGATGAGCGGGGGAATGGCGAGCGCCCGCGCGCCCTCGAACTGGCCCTTGGGCAGGTTCTCGATCGCCCCGCGCACCAGTTCGGCGATATAGGCGGCATAGACGATGCCGAGCGCCGCCACGCCGGCGCCGAAGGGCGAGATGTCGATGCGGGCGCCGAATTCGCCGAGCACCGCGCCCAGCATGGCGCTGCCGCCATAGAAGATGAGAAAGATCACCAGCAGCGAGGGCACGCCCATGAAGATGGAGGCATAGACGCGCCATGCCGCGCGGATGATCCTGTTGCGCGACAGCGTGGCGACGCCGATCACCACGCCGAGGCTGAAAGCCAGCGCGAAGCTGGTGAGGAACAGTTCGAGCGTGATCAGCGCTCCCTCGCCGAGCTGGCGCAGATAACCTGCGAGGTCGGCGGGGGAGAGATTGGTCATCGGCCGGGCTCCGCTGGGCGCGCGGTCAGTTGGTCTTCTCGCAGGCGGCTTCCGCCGAGAGCGTGGCCACCGGTACGTATTTCTTGCGGATGGTGGTGTAGGTGCAGTCCTTGATCATCTCGGCGAGCGCGGTGTTGACGCGCTTGACGAGTTCAGGGCTCTTCTTCGGGAAGATCCAGCTATAGCCGCGGTCGGCCTCGGGGATGGACGGGTCGCCCAGCCAGTGGTCGCCGCCGGCGAGTTCGTAATCCTTGCCCTCGGGCTTGGCGATCAGTTCCAGCGTCCAGTTGATCTTGGAATCGAAGATCAGGTCCAGCCGGCCGGCGAGCAGATCGAGCTTCATCTGGTCGGGATTGTCGTAATAGACCTCGACGAAGGTGTCCTTGCCGAAATGCTTGTGGATGTAGGGCACCATGGACGCGCCGCGCTGCAGCGCGATGCGCAGGCCCTTGCCGGTGACGCCTTCCTTGGTCAGCGTGTAGTTGCTGCCCTTCTTCACCACGAAGGTCGCGGGATTGTAGACGATGGGCATGGCGAACAGCGCCTTCTCCATCCGCTCCGGCGTGGGGGAAATCTGGGTGACGATGCCGTCGAACTTGCCCTGCAGCATGGACGGGATCAGCGCCTTGAAATCCATGACCACGATTTCGCAGTCCGCGCCGATGCGCTTGCACATCTCGCGCGCCAGCTCCGGCTCCATGCCGGTGAGGTTGCCGGAGGAATCCACCATGGAGAAGGGCGGGTAGACGCCCTCATTGCCAAGCTTGAGCTTCTCGGCGGAGGCGGCCGAGAGGCCGGCGGTCGCGATGAACAGGCCGAGGGCGAAAGCACCGGCCCGGCGGAAAGGATGATGCGGAACGCGGGAGATCATCGGCGTCATGTCCTCATGGGGGGCGGGGGTTCGATGCTGGGGGGTCAGAACTCGGTCAGCGTGTCGCGCAGGTGCTGCTGGGTGTAGGCGGCCCGCGTCAGGCCCCGGCGCTGCAGCACCGGCACCAGACCGTCGGTGATCGTCGCCACGGAGCGGCGGCAGACATCCGGCAGGGCGATGAGGAAGCCGTCGCCACCCACTTCCTGCATGATCTCGTCCATCTGGCTGGCGACACTGTCCGGCGTGCCGACGACATCGACGCAATAGCCGCAGCTCACATGGTCGATCATCGCCTGGCGCAGCGGCTTGTCGCCGGCGCGGGTGAGGAATTGCGAGAGGCTCGATTGGTGGCCGTTGGTGGTCAGGGTGAGCTGGCTCACCGGCGTGTCGAGGTCGAGGCCGGAGAGGTCGAGATTGGTGCTCCAGCCGAAGCGGGCCATGCGCGCGTCGAGGTTCTGGGCGGCGGAGACGCGGCGCTGGTCGGCCGCCCATTTCGCCTGTTCCTCAGTCTCGGCGACGATGGGCGAGAGCAGGAACAGCACCTTGCAGTCATCAGGGTTGCGGCCGAGCCCTGTCATCTGCGCGCGGACATCGTCGCGGTACTGCTTCATCGCGGCGACGCCGTTGGGCGCGGCGACGATGGTGTCTGCATGGGTGGCGGCGATCTTGCGCCCGCTCTTGGAGCCGCCCGCCTGCGCGATGACAGGCTGGCCCTGCGGGCACGGCCCGGAATTCAGCGGCCCGCGCGAGGCGTAGTATTTGCCGGCATAGTCGATGGTGTGGACCTTGGCAGGGTCGATCAGCACGCCGTTCTCGCGGTCGTCGAGAAAGGCGCCCGGCTCCCATGAGCCCCACAGCCCCTTGACGATGTCGATATATTCCTCCGCCATCAGATAGCGTTCATCGTGCTCGTGCAGCTTCTCCTTGCCGAAATTCTGGGCCGAGAAGTCCGACGAGCCCGTCACCATGTTCCAGCCGGCGCGTCCGCCCGAGATCTGGTCGAGCGAGGAGACGATACGGGCGGTGAGATAGGGGTGATAGGCGAAGGTGGAGAGCGTCGGCACGATGCCGAGCTTGCGGGTGGAAGCGGCCAGCAACGTGGCCACCACGCTCGGCTCCTGCCGGGGCACGCAGATGCCGCCCTTCAGGAAAATGTCGCGCGACGCCTGCCAGTTCTCGCCGACATAGATGGAATCCTCGATCAGCAGGTAATCGAAGCAGGCGCGCTCCATCGACCGCACGAGGTCGACGAAGAGATCGGCGCTCATCCAGTCCTGGCCGATATTGCCGGTCCACGGCTCGCCCCAGGCCTGGACGCTGGAGCCCTGGAGAAACCAGGCGAGATGGAAGGGATTGGCCGTCATGCACGCACCTTTGTCCTGATCCGCGCGCCGACTTCCGTCGACACGAAGCACAGGTTAGGGGTGCGACACCCGGGGGGAGTATCGTGAAGAGGCGAAGCTTGGTTGTCTGCTTGAGAATTAAGCCAGCCTAACAGATAAGCAGAGCGCCCATCTGAGGCACAGATGCCGGGCCCCTGCGGGAGCCCGGCACCATGCGTTCAGGTGGTCCGGCGCCACGTCAGGCGCGATAGCGGGCGCGCTCGCGCTGCACTTCCGGCGCGGTGTAGGCCGGGGCATCCGGATCAAAGCGGGTCCAGCCTTCATCGCGATAGGCCCGCTCACGCGCGCCGACATCCACTCCCGATTCGGCATCGAGGATGGCCTGGGCCTCCGCCTCGCGGTCGTCGGGGACGCGGGCCGAGACGACGGTGCCGCCGCGGCGCACACCTTCCGCGTAGACATGCGCCCGTTCCTCGGGCACGCCTTCGGAAGTCATCGCGCCGACGATGCCGCCCACCGCCCCGCCGGCGGCTGCGCCGGCCACCACGCCGGCGCCGGTCGCTACCAGCCAACCAGCCGCTACCACCGGGCCAACCCCGGGGATGGCCATGAGGCCGAGCCCTGTCAGCAGGCCGCCCGCGCCGCCGACCACGGCGCCGATGCCGGCCCCGGTCGCCGCGCCCTCCCCGGCATGGCTCTCGTCATGGCCGGCGTGGTCGCGATGTTCGGCAGCAGGGGCTGCCGCCGTGTCGCGGCCATACCAGTCATCGGCATTGTTGGCGACGAGGCTGATCTGGGCGCGGTCGATGCCCAGCGCCTGAAGCTTGTTCACCGCCGTGAGAGCGTCGTCATACGAATCGAAAAGTCCGGAAACGGTCGCCATGATGGGGTCCTCCCAAAGGGTCCAGAGTGCAATCAGTTCGGAAAGACGTTGCCCTGATAGTCGAGCGCTACGTCATGAGAGGCACCGCCCTTCATCGCCTTGCCGCGCCAGACGCCGTTATCGTCCTTGGCGAGGCCGGTAACGTCGGTGAAGCCGCGCGCCTCGATGCGCTCCTTCGCCTGCGCCTCGGTGAAGCTGTTGGCGCCCTTGGCCGGCTGCGCCGGCTCGGGCGCGCTTTCGGTGGTCACAGCAGGGGTGTTGGGGTCCTGCGCCGCCGGCGGAGTCTGCGCCCAGGCCGGGGCGGCGATCGCCATTGCAGCAAGAATAGGCAGAATGCGCGTCATCTGATGGCCCTCCGATCACAAAATGTGAGAAGTGAACGCCATTTAGGCAGAACAGTTCCGTCACGCCGGCGCGGCCATCCGGCGCCACAGCGGCGCGTGCGGCGGTCAAAAGCGGCGGCGGGCCGACGGGCGGGCTTGACGGCGGCGGGCGGAACGCCTGATTAAGCACCGGGGCCCGCGTCAGACACGCGCCAAGGATACGTCATGGACAACCGCATTTCCGTCACCGCCCTTTTCGCTGCGCTGGCCCTGACGCTGAGCGCCGGCGGCGCGGCGGCGCAGTATTCCGGCAATCCCGCGCTGCGCAACCCTGGAGCAACGACGCCCCAGCCCAAGCAGGCCGGCAAGCCGCCGCAGACCTGGCAGCCGGCGCCGCAGCCCACACCCGCCGCGCGCCAGCTCAACCCCTTCCCGAGCTGCGTCACCTCGCCCTGCAACGCCCCGACCGTGATCCAGACGCCGCGCTCCTGACGGCACGGGCGTTCACCCCACGCCGACGTGACGGTCTGACGGCAGCGCAGTCGCGTGCCGCGTCTTGCATCCGCCCGTGCGCCCGCCCACCCTGCGGGCGATCGGCGGCATGGCCGCAACGCGGCGCCCGGAGGTGGCGAATGTCCTATGGCTTTCTCGATATTGCGATCACGCCGAGCGTTCGCGCGGTGCAGGAGGAGATGGGTGTCGCCCGCCTGTGGGAGAATTTTCGCGGCGAACGCGCTTCCGACCGCTTCACCCGCAGCGAAGAAATGTTCATCGCCCAGCGCGACAGCTTCTACATGGCCAGCGTCTCGGAAACCGGCTGGCCCTATGTGCAGCATCGCGGCGGGCCGGCCGGCTTCCTCAAGCTGATTGACGAGCGCACCCTTGCCTTCGCCGACTATAGCGGCAATCGCCAGTACATCAGCACCGGCAATGTCGCCGCGAGCGCCCGGGTCTGCCTGTTCCTGATGGATTATCCGCGGCGCACCCGGCTCAAGATCTACGCCCATGCCGACGTGCTCGCCCTCGACGCCGAGCCGGAGCTCACCGCCAAGGTCGACCCGCAGGGCTACCGCGCCCAGCCCGAGCGGCTGTTCCGGCTGCGCCTCGACGCCTTTGACTGGAACTGCCCCCAGCACATCACCCCGCGCTTCACCGAGTCTGAGATCACCGCGGCGGTCCGTCCCCTGCGGGACCGGCTGACCGAGCTGGAAGCCGAGAACGCCGCCCTGCGCGCGCGCCTCGGCGGCGAGGATGGGCAGGCTTGAGACCCGGCCGCGAAGCCCCGGCGGCGCGCGGCCTCCCGCCCCGATGGGTTAGGCCGCTTCGGCGGCGGCACCGGAACCGTTGCGCCATCCGGCCATTAGCGTCTCACAGCCAGGGA is a genomic window of Ancylobacter sp. IITR112 containing:
- a CDS encoding LysR family transcriptional regulator — encoded protein: MSSISQIYDIDLKLLRCFCTIVEEQSFTAAQAALNLSQSTLSENLKSLEIRLGTRLCRRGPKGFKLFREGEVVYKAAKELFASVEAFKQKAATINQNAGYELSIGIQDGIVENPCARIHDAIHRFSDYYPNVRFRMEVMLGFQLAGRVADGMLHVGIGLVNEHYAQLSYEHLFDEQGFMCCGHRHPLYAVPEDELTLADIESAAYCNRGHLEYYHPERTRRSDTCGDVGLGIQSQLALILSGRNIGYVLDHTAQPLIASGALRALRPDRVRIVNPITAMTGPAAADFKLARQFVDCLVDVHMELGQSRVLPRPDYVTSCGTVVDRDGVFSVLSNSKAPAYAGV
- a CDS encoding NtaA/DmoA family FMN-dependent monooxygenase (This protein belongs to a clade of FMN-dependent monooxygenases, within a broader family of flavin-dependent oxidoreductases, the luciferase-like monooxygenase (LMM) family, some of whose members use coenzyme F420 rather than FMN.); this encodes MAPRPLHLGWFTNFAVDEWTKPFTGGGGDPWDGGFYIDMAKAMERACFDYIMLEDTLMISEAYGGSNEVYLKHNIMGPKADPSPMAALIGAHTTHLGVVATFSTMAYPPFMLARLCSTLDSICKGRFGWNIVTTGEDLAAENFGMDKLPPRQERYDMADEYVELVKQLWGSWDADAVVRDRTTGTYADASKVRPIHFEGKYFKSRGPLNCVPSPQQRPAFVQAGGSPRGRQFAAMTADSIIAPSMGVAGLKAYRDDVRARAQAGGRDPDEIKVLFVVAPILGETEEEAKAKAARIIEAPDYCEKALAMIAAITDIDFSKFDLDAPLPHLTTNGEQGSLDAFQQTGSGKTLRQLCADQLSRGLDGLIGTPDQVAERMGEVMAEVGGDGFLITRPFTANISRQYITDICEGLVPALQRRGLARTRYTEGATLRQMLREF
- a CDS encoding amino acid ABC transporter ATP-binding protein, which produces MSLRTLSADLAAVPAIHLAGVVKRYGAHRALAGVDLDVRRGERVVICGPSGSGKSTLIRCINALERHDGGRIVVNGVELTGDEGTVQDIRQEVGMVFQHFNLFPHLTALENCMLAPRLNRGLSKAQAEKLAMAHLERVHLADQARKYPARLSGGQQQRVAIARALCMEPRILLFDEPTSALDPEMVNEVLGVIEELAASGVTMVCVTHEMGFARRVADRCVFMDRGEIVEEGDAARFFAAPESERLRHFLAQILR
- a CDS encoding ABC transporter permease, with protein sequence MNALPIDFALAWESLPALFAGLRVTVFLTVLPLIIGLMLAFPICFARMSPRRVLSLPAEIFVVFFRGAPLLILLYLVYYGLGQIEALREGPFWVLFGSPFGCAIVALSLNHAAYMVEVLRGSLLAVPHGLVEASEALGITRRNIFLWVRMPLALRYGLKAYQNEVVSFVKGTAIVSVVTITDLMAVANAIFEQTYDPFTPILCAAAFYWAFVNVLRLGFQFWGRWLNRHSAEDAAVVPAGGKVTP
- a CDS encoding ABC transporter permease, with product MTNLSPADLAGYLRQLGEGALITLELFLTSFALAFSLGVVIGVATLSRNRIIRAAWRVYASIFMGVPSLLVIFLIFYGGSAMLGAVLGEFGARIDISPFGAGVAALGIVYAAYIAELVRGAIENLPKGQFEGARALAIPPLIMWGRVILPQVMRLALPGLVNVWSFMLKETPLVSLAGLQDLVAAAKIAAGATKEPFVFFIATALVFIAFSAASLWVANRLEARLDRGQRRAPRSPARAEA
- a CDS encoding transporter substrate-binding domain-containing protein: MISRVPHHPFRRAGAFALGLFIATAGLSAASAEKLKLGNEGVYPPFSMVDSSGNLTGMEPELAREMCKRIGADCEIVVMDFKALIPSMLQGKFDGIVTQISPTPERMEKALFAMPIVYNPATFVVKKGSNYTLTKEGVTGKGLRIALQRGASMVPYIHKHFGKDTFVEVYYDNPDQMKLDLLAGRLDLIFDSKINWTLELIAKPEGKDYELAGGDHWLGDPSIPEADRGYSWIFPKKSPELVKRVNTALAEMIKDCTYTTIRKKYVPVATLSAEAACEKTN
- a CDS encoding NtaA/DmoA family FMN-dependent monooxygenase (This protein belongs to a clade of FMN-dependent monooxygenases, within a broader family of flavin-dependent oxidoreductases, the luciferase-like monooxygenase (LMM) family, some of whose members use coenzyme F420 rather than FMN.); this encodes MTANPFHLAWFLQGSSVQAWGEPWTGNIGQDWMSADLFVDLVRSMERACFDYLLIEDSIYVGENWQASRDIFLKGGICVPRQEPSVVATLLAASTRKLGIVPTLSTFAYHPYLTARIVSSLDQISGGRAGWNMVTGSSDFSAQNFGKEKLHEHDERYLMAEEYIDIVKGLWGSWEPGAFLDDRENGVLIDPAKVHTIDYAGKYYASRGPLNSGPCPQGQPVIAQAGGSKSGRKIAATHADTIVAAPNGVAAMKQYRDDVRAQMTGLGRNPDDCKVLFLLSPIVAETEEQAKWAADQRRVSAAQNLDARMARFGWSTNLDLSGLDLDTPVSQLTLTTNGHQSSLSQFLTRAGDKPLRQAMIDHVSCGYCVDVVGTPDSVASQMDEIMQEVGGDGFLIALPDVCRRSVATITDGLVPVLQRRGLTRAAYTQQHLRDTLTEF
- a CDS encoding PepSY domain-containing protein, whose translation is MTRILPILAAMAIAAPAWAQTPPAAQDPNTPAVTTESAPEPAQPAKGANSFTEAQAKERIEARGFTDVTGLAKDDNGVWRGKAMKGGASHDVALDYQGNVFPN
- a CDS encoding pyridoxamine 5'-phosphate oxidase family protein; protein product: MSYGFLDIAITPSVRAVQEEMGVARLWENFRGERASDRFTRSEEMFIAQRDSFYMASVSETGWPYVQHRGGPAGFLKLIDERTLAFADYSGNRQYISTGNVAASARVCLFLMDYPRRTRLKIYAHADVLALDAEPELTAKVDPQGYRAQPERLFRLRLDAFDWNCPQHITPRFTESEITAAVRPLRDRLTELEAENAALRARLGGEDGQA